In the genome of Streptomyces sp. NBC_00190, one region contains:
- a CDS encoding sugar transferase translates to MRHVHFPAQRVAGTAHESARRLGDKARWYLPAAVTADFLGAAVPVGLVFAAAQQVRPLYCALGAALAWTGVQLLRRRYVARVLGESRGVLPVVHDWLILIGVLAVARVVTEEDTPRLSALGALLPALLITVACHKLTYRHLSAARREAHAVSRVLVIGEPDAAEDVIAHLAARTDHPYVVVGVVPVGAGTLASGVPVAARLDAAMPAAPAGDSAAVLGAVSSHHADLVLVATGARIAGERLRRVAWALHDAGLELAVFPGLVEVSVKRLETLSAGGLAVLRVAPPVGRGLQTLLKSVLDRAGAAAGLMLLAPMFLGIVLAIRLGSRGPAFYRQRRIGRDGIPFVMWKFRTMVVDADAQKAELAGSNENDGLMFKMRRDPRVTRVGRLLRRTSMDELPQLINVLTGHMSLVGPRPPLPEEVAKYDEVELRRLTVRPGMTGLWQISGRSDLSWDETIQLDLQYVDNWSFTSDVDVMGRTLRAVVDGRGAY, encoded by the coding sequence ATGAGGCATGTCCATTTTCCTGCGCAAAGGGTGGCCGGAACGGCCCATGAGTCCGCACGGCGCCTCGGTGACAAGGCCCGCTGGTATCTGCCCGCCGCCGTCACCGCCGACTTCCTCGGCGCGGCCGTTCCCGTAGGACTCGTCTTCGCGGCCGCCCAGCAGGTCCGGCCCCTCTACTGCGCCCTCGGCGCCGCCTTGGCGTGGACCGGCGTGCAGTTGTTGCGCCGACGGTACGTGGCCCGGGTGCTCGGAGAATCCCGCGGAGTGCTGCCGGTCGTGCACGACTGGCTGATTCTGATCGGCGTGCTGGCCGTGGCCCGCGTGGTGACCGAGGAGGACACCCCCCGGCTCTCCGCCCTCGGGGCACTGCTGCCCGCCCTGCTGATCACCGTCGCCTGCCACAAACTGACCTACCGTCACCTCTCGGCCGCCCGCCGCGAGGCCCACGCCGTCAGCCGGGTCCTGGTGATAGGGGAGCCCGACGCCGCCGAAGACGTCATCGCCCACCTCGCCGCGCGCACCGACCATCCGTACGTGGTCGTGGGCGTGGTCCCGGTCGGCGCCGGCACCCTCGCCAGCGGGGTGCCCGTGGCGGCCCGGCTCGACGCGGCGATGCCCGCGGCGCCCGCCGGTGACTCCGCGGCCGTGCTCGGAGCCGTCAGCAGCCACCACGCCGACCTGGTCCTGGTGGCCACCGGCGCGCGGATCGCGGGGGAGCGGCTGCGCCGGGTGGCCTGGGCCCTGCACGACGCCGGGCTGGAACTGGCCGTCTTCCCCGGACTGGTGGAGGTCTCCGTCAAGCGCCTGGAGACCCTGTCCGCGGGCGGACTCGCCGTGCTGCGGGTCGCGCCGCCCGTCGGCCGCGGCCTGCAGACCCTGCTCAAGTCGGTCCTGGACCGGGCGGGGGCCGCGGCCGGACTGATGCTGCTCGCCCCGATGTTCCTCGGGATCGTCCTGGCGATACGGCTCGGCTCGCGCGGCCCGGCCTTCTACCGCCAGCGGCGCATCGGCCGCGACGGGATCCCGTTCGTCATGTGGAAGTTCCGCACGATGGTGGTGGACGCCGACGCGCAGAAGGCCGAGCTGGCCGGGTCCAACGAGAACGACGGCCTGATGTTCAAGATGCGCCGCGACCCGCGGGTGACCCGGGTGGGCCGGCTGCTGCGCCGCACGTCGATGGACGAACTGCCGCAGCTGATCAACGTCCTGACGGGACACATGTCGCTGGTCGGCCCCCGCCCGCCGCTGCCGGAGGAGGTGGCGAAGTACGACGAGGTCGAACTGCGCCGGCTCACCGTGCGGCCCGGCATGACCGGGCTGTGGCAGATAAGCGGGAGGTCCGACCTGTCCTGGGACGAGACGATCCAGCTCGACCTGCAGTACGTCGACAACTGGTCCTTCACCAGTGACGTCGACGTGATGGGCCGTACGCTCCGCGCCGTCGTCGATGGCCGCGGAGCGTACTGA
- a CDS encoding GDP-L-fucose synthase family protein, translating to MTSSLPLLPPNARVFVAGHRGLVGSAVARRLTADGHEVLTRGRADLDLRDAAATGAYLRDVRPDAVVLAAAKVGGIMANSTYPVQFLEDNLKIQLSVIAGAHTAGVNRLLFLGSSCIYPKLAPQPISEDALLTGPLEPTNEAYALAKIAGIVQVQSYRKQYGASYISAMPTNLYGPGDNFDLESSHVLPALIRRFHEAAAEGREEVTLWGSGTPRREFLHVDDLAAACAVLLGSYDGDEPVNIGCGEDLTIRELAETVAEVTGFQGELAWDTSKPDGTPRKLLDVGRLTALGWKPGIPLRDGIAATYRWWREQNG from the coding sequence ATGACAAGTTCGCTGCCGCTGCTGCCCCCGAACGCCCGTGTCTTCGTCGCGGGCCACCGCGGCCTCGTGGGGTCCGCGGTCGCCCGCCGGCTCACCGCCGACGGCCACGAGGTGCTCACCCGGGGCCGCGCCGACCTCGATCTGCGCGACGCCGCCGCGACCGGGGCGTACCTCAGGGACGTCCGCCCGGACGCCGTGGTGCTGGCGGCCGCCAAGGTCGGCGGGATCATGGCCAACAGCACGTACCCGGTGCAGTTCCTGGAGGACAACCTCAAGATCCAGCTCAGCGTCATCGCCGGTGCGCACACCGCCGGTGTGAACCGCCTGCTGTTCCTCGGCTCGTCGTGCATCTACCCGAAGCTGGCCCCGCAGCCGATCAGCGAGGACGCGCTGCTGACCGGCCCGCTGGAGCCGACCAACGAGGCCTACGCCCTCGCGAAGATCGCCGGCATCGTCCAGGTCCAGTCGTACCGCAAGCAGTACGGGGCCTCGTACATCTCGGCCATGCCGACGAACCTCTACGGCCCGGGCGACAACTTCGACCTGGAGTCCTCGCACGTCCTGCCCGCCCTCATCCGGCGCTTCCACGAGGCCGCCGCCGAGGGCCGCGAGGAGGTCACCCTGTGGGGCAGCGGCACTCCGCGCCGGGAGTTCCTGCACGTGGACGACCTCGCCGCCGCCTGCGCGGTGCTGCTCGGCAGCTACGACGGCGACGAGCCCGTCAACATCGGCTGCGGCGAGGACCTGACGATCAGGGAACTGGCCGAGACGGTCGCCGAGGTGACGGGCTTCCAGGGCGAGCTCGCCTGGGACACGTCCAAGCCGGACGGGACCCCGCGCAAGCTGCTCGACGTCGGCCGTCTGACCGCCCTCGGCTGGAAGCCCGGCATCCCGCTGCGGGACGGCATCGCCGCCACTTACCGGTGGTGGCGCGAGCAGAACGGCTGA